CCGATGCCAACTTCACCATGCGCTTCACTTACGGGAAGGTGGATGGCTATCAGCCCGGGGATGGGGTGGAGTACGGGTATTATACCACCCTTTCGGGTGTTATGGATAAGTCGACAGAGGGTTTTGTGGACTATGTGGTCCCGGAAAAACTCAGAGAGCTTTATGAAGCCAGGGATTACGGGAAGTATGGAGTGAATGGCACCATGCCGGTCTGTTTTGTAGCCTCCAACCATACCTCCGGGGGGAATTCAGGGAGCCCGGTGATGGATGCCGATGGCCGTCTGATCGGGATCAATTTTGACCGCAACTGGGAGGGCACCATGAGTGATGTGCATTACGATCCATCCCTGTGCCGAAATATCTCTGTGGATATCCGCTATGTGCTGTTCATCATCGATAAGTTTGCAGGTGCGGGTTATCTGCTAAATGAAATGGAAATTGTCTGGTAGCACCTGTAACGGGCGGAATGGGAAGCGATAACAGAAAAGGAACTCTTTATGCTTTGCTCACGGCATCGCTGTGGGGCTTTATGGCGATCATCCTCAAGGTGATCACCTATGAGCTGCCTCCGGTGACTGTCGTCTGGTTCCGCTTTGCCATTGCTTTTCTGATCCTGTCATCCTGGACCCTTATCTTCAGGCGAAGGGACTTCAGGATCTTTCTGCGCCCCCCCTTATTGCTGATTCTTGCGGCTTTCTTTCTGGCCGGGAATTACACAGGTTTTATCACCGGGATCAAGTATGTGTCCCCGTCGACTTCCCAGGTGTTTATTCAGATTGCCCCGGTCAGCTTTGCCCTGTCGGGGATTCTGATCTTCCGGGAGCATGTGAACTGGAGGCACATTGTGGGATTTGTGCTGGTTCTTTCCGGGATCGGACTCTTCTATTCGGAACAGTTGAAAGAGCTGGCATCTGGGGGAGAGCATTTTACCAGAGGAATGTTGCTGGTGCTGGGTGGGGGGCTCTCCTGGGCAGCTTTTGCCACGGCCCAGAAGTCCCTGTTAAAACGGATCGGGCCCAACCAGCTGAACCTGT
This sequence is a window from Bacteroidales bacterium. Protein-coding genes within it:
- a CDS encoding DMT family transporter codes for the protein MGSDNRKGTLYALLTASLWGFMAIILKVITYELPPVTVVWFRFAIAFLILSSWTLIFRRRDFRIFLRPPLLLILAAFFLAGNYTGFITGIKYVSPSTSQVFIQIAPVSFALSGILIFREHVNWRHIVGFVLVLSGIGLFYSEQLKELASGGEHFTRGMLLVLGGGLSWAAFATAQKSLLKRIGPNQLNLFIYGACMLVLAPLVKFSFLGGMPAANWYILIYLGLNTVLAYGSLALAIKLTEATRVSVIITLNPIITFVTMAILTRLEVSWIEPESFSLISFAGALSVLGGAILVIYAGWKKR